The Vespula vulgaris chromosome 2, iyVesVulg1.1, whole genome shotgun sequence genome has a segment encoding these proteins:
- the LOC127072901 gene encoding MAP7 domain-containing protein 2-like isoform X26, with the protein MMFDRRSAGAASEEINQRTSSAHNRHSLTKARDSTGSAKDVDRARLVRERQNEERQRKLEELRQQALAAQRFREQREEERRRRIDELRSRDNDRRNQVEERKRLICEAERERREAILRKNQEREARIEAKKKNERSHIVFAFGSSTPRMLEPADTGGSTFWGTRRATSTTNVMMFSAAQPLTRRSSERELDGSKKRATSAGGLDRKPGEDMRMSSSMYEVFNWNSSPDPPLTPGKHKRASLSLPPTTDIFAIDDKSDNDTRRPMIQRAVSGEDSDGTPGTPSSVYLRVNRRRTDLMPTIPSPRDGPPTSGRSSSAKAFARSPGRTYSMSRLDQLSQPRKRPTELSTLTEQQSQPLSGSSMSRSMSHLAAASGSKSLKRSDNSRSMGTLPGAVPMPRPTRAERLRRKARELHNQQQQGIRSGEVTPNSPSRPHSSMSQQSASSVGSSNVNLRPRTAAPRRPRPASIAGTGVSVTERHNLSGDAKLTKDSKPPLPKVHSTPKKPSTPKASEIKKPTEKLVKNAKASPRITPKATPLQSPGVEHSPLIREATEIIGHENDIKNGKSEERNEEKKDHGSEKAQDVVETELVDNEDKNEIKNEIKNEVKNEGPIVEQPVPVAAIKQAKDDSNFMQETLSSQESTLKKDDNNKVEKIEKKLTMEQEGESEVDNEEQIDMSASMIAKIRITTEEEAKAALAERRRLAREQAEREAELERLRLEEEARLEAEKLRAEEEEQRRLEEETLRLANEARQAEEQRLKLAIEEAKRREEEDRRRREEEARQKQEKEEAEKKAREEVERQRIEMAERLKKEEEERLARRKRVEAIMLRTRGKNQSNTPTKGEGGDGDKLKEDSPSDENKSAPGSKNEDVMTASLISEATQQFLSSEQRAHHVENVTAPAIVHNGTHSNGINENKIVLDNNQGNVEGGLNGHHTNHGNDINSQSITLDNATVKQNNVTNNLLDLSEFDTLSNNSSGPTLELTLNMAKEDTLNSNLNPTAVPFTPMANTFTSAGANANINPFQDAYVNNKQQESNQMSDLLS; encoded by the exons CACGAGACTCGACGGGAAGTGCGAAAGATGTTGACAGGGCGAGGCTCGTCCGTGAAAGGCAGAACGAAGAACGACAACGGAAGCTGGAAGAGCTGAGACAACAGGCACTCGCCGCCCAACGTTTTCGGGAGCAGCGAGAGGAGGAACGTCGAAGACGCATCGACGAGCTGAGGTCACGAGATAATGACAG ACGGAACCAGgtagaagaaaggaaacgattGATATGCGAGGCAGAGCGAGAAAGGCGGGAGGCTATCCTCCGAAAGAATCAGGAGAGGGAGGCACGCATCGaggcaaagaagaagaatgagagatCGCACATCGTTTTTGCGTTCGGCAGTTCGACACCACGAATGTTGGAGCCAGCTGATACCGGTGGTTCGACCTTCTGGGGTACACGCAGAGCCACTTCGACGACCAACGTCATGATGTTTTCAGCGGCTCAGCCTTTGACCAGGAGATCCTCCGAAAGAGAACTCGATGGCAGCAAGAAAAGAGCTACTTCCGCCGGTGGACTCGACAGAAAGCCCGGCGAAG ATATGAGAATGTCCTCGTCCATGTACGAGGTGTTCAATTGGAATTCTAGCCCCGATCCTCCCTTAACCCCTGGCAAACATAAGAGAGCCAGCCTCTCTCTGCCTCCTACTACAGACATCTTTGCCATCGATGATAAGTCTGATAACGATACTAGGCGTCCAATGATTCAGCGGGCTGTCAGTG GTGAGGATAGCGACGGAACACCAGGAACACCCAGTTCGGTCTATCTTCGAGTGAACAGGAGACGTACAGACCTGATGCCGACGATACCATCACCCCGTGATGGACCACCGACGTCCGGACGTAGCTCCTCGGCCAAGGCCTTCGCACGTTCCCCAGGTAGGACTTACTCGATGTCGAGACTGGACCAGCTATCTCAGCCTAGGAAACGTCCGACAGAGCTTAGTACATTGACGGAACAGCAAAGTCAGCCTCTCAGTGGTTCTAGCATGAGTCGCAGCATGTCGCACTTGGCTGCTGCCTCAGGAAGCAAGAGCCTTAAGCGCTCGGATAATTCTCGTAGCATGGGTACATTGCCGGGTGCAGTTCCGATGCCGAGACCTACCAGGGCTGAAAGATTGCGTCGAAAGGCTCGTGAGCTTCACAATCAACAGCAGCAAG GTATCCGCAGCGGGGAGGTGACACCGAACAGCCCATCACGACCGCACAGCTCCATGAGCCAGCAAAGTGCCAGCAGCGTGGGTAGCAGTAACGTCAATCTGCGTCCTCGTACGGCTGCTCCGCGTCGACCGCGACCTGCTTCTATCGCCGGTACCGGCGTTTCGGTCACAGAGCGACACA ATCTCTCAGGTGACGCAAAATTAACAAAGGATTCAAAGCCACCACTGCCAAAGGTCCATAGTACTCCAAAGAAACCTTCTACGCCTAAAGCAAGCGAGATAAAGAAACCGACGGAAAAATTAGTAAAGAATGCAAAGGCATCGCCACGGATAACACCAAAGGCGACGCCTTTGCAGAGTCCAGGTGTTGAGCATTCGCCGCTCATTCGCGAAGCCACTGAAATAATTGGACATGAAAATGACATTAAAAATGGTAAATCGGAAGAAAGgaacgaggaaaagaaggatcACGGTTCAGAGAAAGCACAg GACGTAGTAGAGACAGAATTAGTTGATAACGAAGACAAAAACGAgattaaaaacgaaattaaaaatgaagttAAGAATGAAGGTCCGATAGTCGAACAACCGGTACCAGTAGCCGCTATCAAACAAGCCAAGGATGATAGCAATTTCATGCAAGAAACGTTGTCCTCTCAAGAATCCACgttgaaaaaagatgataataataaagtagagaagatagaaaagaaattgacgaTGGAACAGGAAGGTGAAAGCGAAGTCGATAACGAGGAACAGATCGACATGTCTG CTTCGATGATCGCAAAAATTAGAATCACGACGGAAGAGGAAGCCAAAGCTGCCTTGGCGGAACGCAGAAGATTAGCTCGAGAACAAGCGGAAAGGGAAGCGGAGCTTGAGCGTTTACGATTG GAAGAGGAAGCTCGTTTGGAAGCTGAAAAATTACGTGCCGAAGAGGAGGAGCAACGACGCTTGGAAGAGGAAACTTTACGTCTGGCGAACGAAGCACGACAGGCTGAAGAACAAAGATTAAAATTAGCGATCGAAGAAGCAAAACGTCGAGAGGAGGAAGATCGAAGAAGACGAGAGGAAGAAGCTCGTCAAAAgcaagagaaggaagaggctgagaagaaagcgagagaagaagtagaaag ACAACGAATAGAAATGGCCGAACgtttgaaaaaggaagaggaagagagacttGCTCGACGTAAACGCGTCGAGGCGATTATGCTTCGAACACGTGGAAAAAATCAGTCCAATACACCGACGAAG GGGGAGGGCGGAGACGgtgataaattaaaagaagacaGTCCTagcgatgaaaataaatcagcTCCCGGTAGTAAAAACGAAGACGTTATGACAGCGAGTTTAATATCTGAAGCTACTCAGCAATTTTTAAGCAGCGAGCAGCGAGCTCATCACGTAGAAAACGTTACCGCGCCAGCTATCGTGCATAATGGCACGCACAGTAACGgcattaatgaaaataaaatagtattgGATAATAATCAGGGTAACGTCGAGGGAGGATTAAATGGTCATCACACGAATCACGGGAACGATATCAACAGTCAATCGATCACACTGGATAATGCCACCGT CAAACAAAACAACGTGACCAACAACCTGTTAGACCTGTCAGAATTCGATACTCTGAGTAATAACAGTAGTGGTCCAACGCTTGAATTGACGCTCAACATGGCCAAGGAAGACACGCTCAACTCGAACTTGAATCCAACAGCCGTACCATTTACACCAATGGCAAATACCTTTACGTCTGCTGGTGCTAATGCCAACATCAATCCTTTCCAAGATGCTTACGTGAATAATAAACAGCAAGAGAGCAATCAAATGTCAG ATCTTTTGTCCTaa
- the LOC127072901 gene encoding MAP7 domain-containing protein 2-like isoform X22: MMFDRRSAGAASEEINQRTSSAHNRHSLTKDVKRRRSLYDEDSLDDDRPDENEARDSTGSAKDVDRARLVRERQNEERQRKLEELRQQALAAQRFREQREEERRRRIDELRSRDNDRRNQVEERKRLICEAERERREAILRKNQEREARIEAKKKNERSHIVFAFGSSTPRMLEPADTGGSTFWGTRRATSTTNVMMFSAAQPLTRRSSERELDGSKKRATSAGGLDRKPGEDMRMSSSMYEVFNWNSSPDPPLTPGKHKRASLSLPPTTDIFAIDDKSDNDTRRPMIQRAVSGEDSDGTPGTPSSVYLRVNRRRTDLMPTIPSPRDGPPTSGRSSSAKAFARSPGRTYSMSRLDQLSQPRKRPTELSTLTEQQSQPLSGSSMSRSMSHLAAASGSKSLKRSDNSRSMGTLPGAVPMPRPTRAERLRRKARELHNQQQQGIRSGEVTPNSPSRPHSSMSQQSASSVGSSNVNLRPRTAAPRRPRPASIAGTGVSVTERHNLSGDAKLTKDSKPPLPKVHSTPKKPSTPKASEIKKPTEKLVKNAKASPRITPKATPLQSPGVEHSPLIREATEIIGHENDIKNGKSEERNEEKKDHGSEKAQDVVETELVDNEDKNEIKNEIKNEVKNEGPIVEQPVPVAAIKQAKDDSNFMQETLSSQESTLKKDDNNKVEKIEKKLTMEQEGESEVDNEEQIDMSASMIAKIRITTEEEAKAALAERRRLAREQAEREAELERLRLEEEARLEAEKLRAEEEEQRRLEEETLRLANEARQAEEQRLKLAIEEAKRREEEDRRRREEEARQKQEKEEAEKKAREEVERQRIEMAERLKKEEEERLARRKRVEAIMLRTRGKNQSNTPTKGEGGDGDKLKEDSPSDENKSAPGSKNEDVMTASLISEATQQFLSSEQRAHHVENVTAPAIVHNGTHSNGINENKIVLDNNQGNVEGGLNGHHTNHGNDINSQSITLDNATVKQNNVTNNLLDLSEFDTLSNNSSGPTLELTLNMAKEDTLNSNLNPTAVPFTPMANTFTSAGANANINPFQDAYVNNKQQESNQMSDLLS; this comes from the exons ATGTGAAGCGCCGCCGAAGTCTCTACGATGAGGACTCCCTCGACGACGATCGTCCTGACGAGAACGAAG CACGAGACTCGACGGGAAGTGCGAAAGATGTTGACAGGGCGAGGCTCGTCCGTGAAAGGCAGAACGAAGAACGACAACGGAAGCTGGAAGAGCTGAGACAACAGGCACTCGCCGCCCAACGTTTTCGGGAGCAGCGAGAGGAGGAACGTCGAAGACGCATCGACGAGCTGAGGTCACGAGATAATGACAG ACGGAACCAGgtagaagaaaggaaacgattGATATGCGAGGCAGAGCGAGAAAGGCGGGAGGCTATCCTCCGAAAGAATCAGGAGAGGGAGGCACGCATCGaggcaaagaagaagaatgagagatCGCACATCGTTTTTGCGTTCGGCAGTTCGACACCACGAATGTTGGAGCCAGCTGATACCGGTGGTTCGACCTTCTGGGGTACACGCAGAGCCACTTCGACGACCAACGTCATGATGTTTTCAGCGGCTCAGCCTTTGACCAGGAGATCCTCCGAAAGAGAACTCGATGGCAGCAAGAAAAGAGCTACTTCCGCCGGTGGACTCGACAGAAAGCCCGGCGAAG ATATGAGAATGTCCTCGTCCATGTACGAGGTGTTCAATTGGAATTCTAGCCCCGATCCTCCCTTAACCCCTGGCAAACATAAGAGAGCCAGCCTCTCTCTGCCTCCTACTACAGACATCTTTGCCATCGATGATAAGTCTGATAACGATACTAGGCGTCCAATGATTCAGCGGGCTGTCAGTG GTGAGGATAGCGACGGAACACCAGGAACACCCAGTTCGGTCTATCTTCGAGTGAACAGGAGACGTACAGACCTGATGCCGACGATACCATCACCCCGTGATGGACCACCGACGTCCGGACGTAGCTCCTCGGCCAAGGCCTTCGCACGTTCCCCAGGTAGGACTTACTCGATGTCGAGACTGGACCAGCTATCTCAGCCTAGGAAACGTCCGACAGAGCTTAGTACATTGACGGAACAGCAAAGTCAGCCTCTCAGTGGTTCTAGCATGAGTCGCAGCATGTCGCACTTGGCTGCTGCCTCAGGAAGCAAGAGCCTTAAGCGCTCGGATAATTCTCGTAGCATGGGTACATTGCCGGGTGCAGTTCCGATGCCGAGACCTACCAGGGCTGAAAGATTGCGTCGAAAGGCTCGTGAGCTTCACAATCAACAGCAGCAAG GTATCCGCAGCGGGGAGGTGACACCGAACAGCCCATCACGACCGCACAGCTCCATGAGCCAGCAAAGTGCCAGCAGCGTGGGTAGCAGTAACGTCAATCTGCGTCCTCGTACGGCTGCTCCGCGTCGACCGCGACCTGCTTCTATCGCCGGTACCGGCGTTTCGGTCACAGAGCGACACA ATCTCTCAGGTGACGCAAAATTAACAAAGGATTCAAAGCCACCACTGCCAAAGGTCCATAGTACTCCAAAGAAACCTTCTACGCCTAAAGCAAGCGAGATAAAGAAACCGACGGAAAAATTAGTAAAGAATGCAAAGGCATCGCCACGGATAACACCAAAGGCGACGCCTTTGCAGAGTCCAGGTGTTGAGCATTCGCCGCTCATTCGCGAAGCCACTGAAATAATTGGACATGAAAATGACATTAAAAATGGTAAATCGGAAGAAAGgaacgaggaaaagaaggatcACGGTTCAGAGAAAGCACAg GACGTAGTAGAGACAGAATTAGTTGATAACGAAGACAAAAACGAgattaaaaacgaaattaaaaatgaagttAAGAATGAAGGTCCGATAGTCGAACAACCGGTACCAGTAGCCGCTATCAAACAAGCCAAGGATGATAGCAATTTCATGCAAGAAACGTTGTCCTCTCAAGAATCCACgttgaaaaaagatgataataataaagtagagaagatagaaaagaaattgacgaTGGAACAGGAAGGTGAAAGCGAAGTCGATAACGAGGAACAGATCGACATGTCTG CTTCGATGATCGCAAAAATTAGAATCACGACGGAAGAGGAAGCCAAAGCTGCCTTGGCGGAACGCAGAAGATTAGCTCGAGAACAAGCGGAAAGGGAAGCGGAGCTTGAGCGTTTACGATTG GAAGAGGAAGCTCGTTTGGAAGCTGAAAAATTACGTGCCGAAGAGGAGGAGCAACGACGCTTGGAAGAGGAAACTTTACGTCTGGCGAACGAAGCACGACAGGCTGAAGAACAAAGATTAAAATTAGCGATCGAAGAAGCAAAACGTCGAGAGGAGGAAGATCGAAGAAGACGAGAGGAAGAAGCTCGTCAAAAgcaagagaaggaagaggctgagaagaaagcgagagaagaagtagaaag ACAACGAATAGAAATGGCCGAACgtttgaaaaaggaagaggaagagagacttGCTCGACGTAAACGCGTCGAGGCGATTATGCTTCGAACACGTGGAAAAAATCAGTCCAATACACCGACGAAG GGGGAGGGCGGAGACGgtgataaattaaaagaagacaGTCCTagcgatgaaaataaatcagcTCCCGGTAGTAAAAACGAAGACGTTATGACAGCGAGTTTAATATCTGAAGCTACTCAGCAATTTTTAAGCAGCGAGCAGCGAGCTCATCACGTAGAAAACGTTACCGCGCCAGCTATCGTGCATAATGGCACGCACAGTAACGgcattaatgaaaataaaatagtattgGATAATAATCAGGGTAACGTCGAGGGAGGATTAAATGGTCATCACACGAATCACGGGAACGATATCAACAGTCAATCGATCACACTGGATAATGCCACCGT CAAACAAAACAACGTGACCAACAACCTGTTAGACCTGTCAGAATTCGATACTCTGAGTAATAACAGTAGTGGTCCAACGCTTGAATTGACGCTCAACATGGCCAAGGAAGACACGCTCAACTCGAACTTGAATCCAACAGCCGTACCATTTACACCAATGGCAAATACCTTTACGTCTGCTGGTGCTAATGCCAACATCAATCCTTTCCAAGATGCTTACGTGAATAATAAACAGCAAGAGAGCAATCAAATGTCAG ATCTTTTGTCCTaa
- the LOC127072901 gene encoding MAP7 domain-containing protein 2-like isoform X15: MADNKEEISELIDKRAGAASEEINQRTSSAHNRHSLTKEETMHWFAQIGGDSGTHNFPDNHRNDVKRRRSLYDEDSLDDDRPDENEARDSTGSAKDVDRARLVRERQNEERQRKLEELRQQALAAQRFREQREEERRRRIDELRSRDNDRRNQVEERKRLICEAERERREAILRKNQEREARIEAKKKNERSHIVFAFGSSTPRMLEPADTGGSTFWGTRRATSTTNVMMFSAAQPLTRRSSERELDGSKKRATSAGGLDRKPGEDMRMSSSMYEVFNWNSSPDPPLTPGKHKRASLSLPPTTDIFAIDDKSDNDTRRPMIQRAVSGEDSDGTPGTPSSVYLRVNRRRTDLMPTIPSPRDGPPTSGRSSSAKAFARSPGRTYSMSRLDQLSQPRKRPTELSTLTEQQSQPLSGSSMSRSMSHLAAASGSKSLKRSDNSRSMGTLPGAVPMPRPTRAERLRRKARELHNQQQQGIRSGEVTPNSPSRPHSSMSQQSASSVGSSNVNLRPRTAAPRRPRPASIAGTGVSVTERHNLSGDAKLTKDSKPPLPKVHSTPKKPSTPKASEIKKPTEKLVKNAKASPRITPKATPLQSPGVEHSPLIREATEIIGHENDIKNGKSEERNEEKKDHGSEKAQDVVETELVDNEDKNEIKNEIKNEVKNEGPIVEQPVPVAAIKQAKDDSNFMQETLSSQESTLKKDDNNKVEKIEKKLTMEQEGESEVDNEEQIDMSASMIAKIRITTEEEAKAALAERRRLAREQAEREAELERLRLEEEARLEAEKLRAEEEEQRRLEEETLRLANEARQAEEQRLKLAIEEAKRREEEDRRRREEEARQKQEKEEAEKKAREEVERQRIEMAERLKKEEEERLARRKRVEAIMLRTRGKNQSNTPTKGEGGDGDKLKEDSPSDENKSAPGSKNEDVMTASLISEATQQFLSSEQRAHHVENVTAPAIVHNGTHSNGINENKIVLDNNQGNVEGGLNGHHTNHGNDINSQSITLDNATVKQNNVTNNLLDLSEFDTLSNNSSGPTLELTLNMAKEDTLNSNLNPTAVPFTPMANTFTSAGANANINPFQDAYVNNKQQESNQMSDLLS, encoded by the exons ATGTGAAGCGCCGCCGAAGTCTCTACGATGAGGACTCCCTCGACGACGATCGTCCTGACGAGAACGAAG CACGAGACTCGACGGGAAGTGCGAAAGATGTTGACAGGGCGAGGCTCGTCCGTGAAAGGCAGAACGAAGAACGACAACGGAAGCTGGAAGAGCTGAGACAACAGGCACTCGCCGCCCAACGTTTTCGGGAGCAGCGAGAGGAGGAACGTCGAAGACGCATCGACGAGCTGAGGTCACGAGATAATGACAG ACGGAACCAGgtagaagaaaggaaacgattGATATGCGAGGCAGAGCGAGAAAGGCGGGAGGCTATCCTCCGAAAGAATCAGGAGAGGGAGGCACGCATCGaggcaaagaagaagaatgagagatCGCACATCGTTTTTGCGTTCGGCAGTTCGACACCACGAATGTTGGAGCCAGCTGATACCGGTGGTTCGACCTTCTGGGGTACACGCAGAGCCACTTCGACGACCAACGTCATGATGTTTTCAGCGGCTCAGCCTTTGACCAGGAGATCCTCCGAAAGAGAACTCGATGGCAGCAAGAAAAGAGCTACTTCCGCCGGTGGACTCGACAGAAAGCCCGGCGAAG ATATGAGAATGTCCTCGTCCATGTACGAGGTGTTCAATTGGAATTCTAGCCCCGATCCTCCCTTAACCCCTGGCAAACATAAGAGAGCCAGCCTCTCTCTGCCTCCTACTACAGACATCTTTGCCATCGATGATAAGTCTGATAACGATACTAGGCGTCCAATGATTCAGCGGGCTGTCAGTG GTGAGGATAGCGACGGAACACCAGGAACACCCAGTTCGGTCTATCTTCGAGTGAACAGGAGACGTACAGACCTGATGCCGACGATACCATCACCCCGTGATGGACCACCGACGTCCGGACGTAGCTCCTCGGCCAAGGCCTTCGCACGTTCCCCAGGTAGGACTTACTCGATGTCGAGACTGGACCAGCTATCTCAGCCTAGGAAACGTCCGACAGAGCTTAGTACATTGACGGAACAGCAAAGTCAGCCTCTCAGTGGTTCTAGCATGAGTCGCAGCATGTCGCACTTGGCTGCTGCCTCAGGAAGCAAGAGCCTTAAGCGCTCGGATAATTCTCGTAGCATGGGTACATTGCCGGGTGCAGTTCCGATGCCGAGACCTACCAGGGCTGAAAGATTGCGTCGAAAGGCTCGTGAGCTTCACAATCAACAGCAGCAAG GTATCCGCAGCGGGGAGGTGACACCGAACAGCCCATCACGACCGCACAGCTCCATGAGCCAGCAAAGTGCCAGCAGCGTGGGTAGCAGTAACGTCAATCTGCGTCCTCGTACGGCTGCTCCGCGTCGACCGCGACCTGCTTCTATCGCCGGTACCGGCGTTTCGGTCACAGAGCGACACA ATCTCTCAGGTGACGCAAAATTAACAAAGGATTCAAAGCCACCACTGCCAAAGGTCCATAGTACTCCAAAGAAACCTTCTACGCCTAAAGCAAGCGAGATAAAGAAACCGACGGAAAAATTAGTAAAGAATGCAAAGGCATCGCCACGGATAACACCAAAGGCGACGCCTTTGCAGAGTCCAGGTGTTGAGCATTCGCCGCTCATTCGCGAAGCCACTGAAATAATTGGACATGAAAATGACATTAAAAATGGTAAATCGGAAGAAAGgaacgaggaaaagaaggatcACGGTTCAGAGAAAGCACAg GACGTAGTAGAGACAGAATTAGTTGATAACGAAGACAAAAACGAgattaaaaacgaaattaaaaatgaagttAAGAATGAAGGTCCGATAGTCGAACAACCGGTACCAGTAGCCGCTATCAAACAAGCCAAGGATGATAGCAATTTCATGCAAGAAACGTTGTCCTCTCAAGAATCCACgttgaaaaaagatgataataataaagtagagaagatagaaaagaaattgacgaTGGAACAGGAAGGTGAAAGCGAAGTCGATAACGAGGAACAGATCGACATGTCTG CTTCGATGATCGCAAAAATTAGAATCACGACGGAAGAGGAAGCCAAAGCTGCCTTGGCGGAACGCAGAAGATTAGCTCGAGAACAAGCGGAAAGGGAAGCGGAGCTTGAGCGTTTACGATTG GAAGAGGAAGCTCGTTTGGAAGCTGAAAAATTACGTGCCGAAGAGGAGGAGCAACGACGCTTGGAAGAGGAAACTTTACGTCTGGCGAACGAAGCACGACAGGCTGAAGAACAAAGATTAAAATTAGCGATCGAAGAAGCAAAACGTCGAGAGGAGGAAGATCGAAGAAGACGAGAGGAAGAAGCTCGTCAAAAgcaagagaaggaagaggctgagaagaaagcgagagaagaagtagaaag ACAACGAATAGAAATGGCCGAACgtttgaaaaaggaagaggaagagagacttGCTCGACGTAAACGCGTCGAGGCGATTATGCTTCGAACACGTGGAAAAAATCAGTCCAATACACCGACGAAG GGGGAGGGCGGAGACGgtgataaattaaaagaagacaGTCCTagcgatgaaaataaatcagcTCCCGGTAGTAAAAACGAAGACGTTATGACAGCGAGTTTAATATCTGAAGCTACTCAGCAATTTTTAAGCAGCGAGCAGCGAGCTCATCACGTAGAAAACGTTACCGCGCCAGCTATCGTGCATAATGGCACGCACAGTAACGgcattaatgaaaataaaatagtattgGATAATAATCAGGGTAACGTCGAGGGAGGATTAAATGGTCATCACACGAATCACGGGAACGATATCAACAGTCAATCGATCACACTGGATAATGCCACCGT CAAACAAAACAACGTGACCAACAACCTGTTAGACCTGTCAGAATTCGATACTCTGAGTAATAACAGTAGTGGTCCAACGCTTGAATTGACGCTCAACATGGCCAAGGAAGACACGCTCAACTCGAACTTGAATCCAACAGCCGTACCATTTACACCAATGGCAAATACCTTTACGTCTGCTGGTGCTAATGCCAACATCAATCCTTTCCAAGATGCTTACGTGAATAATAAACAGCAAGAGAGCAATCAAATGTCAG ATCTTTTGTCCTaa